The Dehalococcoidales bacterium sequence GGCATGGGATGGCTGGTTGATACAGATTCAAATGGTATAAAACGTATATGGCATGGCGGGGATACCCCTAGTTTTCTTGCCGATATGATGATCTTGCCGGACTATTCAACCGGCGTAACCATCATGATAAACAGCCAGACAAGCACTCAAGGCCACCTGATTGCTCCCGGGCTTACCAGTATCTTTTTAGATATTGAGCTGGAACAGCTTGCATCACCATGGTGGGCACACTGGAAAACCATCGATTCTTTCTCATTTGGGATTTTTTCTATTTGCGTTGCACTAATAATTGGGCTGGGGTTGTTTATATGGCGGATCGTATGCAAGGTACGCTGCCACCACTATGTTTTGTTCAAACCACGAATTCCAGCAAAATGGCTTCCAGCCAAGCTCATTTTCCTTTACAACATTCCCTTAGCTACTTATTGCCTTCTTGTTGTTATCGGTTATATTTCATTCAAGCTGATTTATGGATACAATATCTTCAAGGTAATTGGCGATGTTCTCCTTGTAGCGCCTCCCAGCATCTGGGCAGCAGCGGTATCGGTACTGGCATTGATTGCTTTGTGGTCACTCACACTTTCAACGGTTACCATCGTTATCAGGTGTAACTACAAAACAGAACAAAGGTAAGGCCGATATTTGTTTGCCCCTCCAATAGTCGGGTGATATACTTTAGTTTCATACGGAGGTGTAAATTGAAGCTTATCCGTGAAGAAGTAATCCATATTGCACAGTTAGCCAGAATTGGTCTAACCGAAGCCGAGATAGACGAGTTCCCGCGCCAACTCTCCAATATACTGGAAAATTTTGATGTTTTAGACCAGGTTGATACCACCGACGTGCCTCCAACTACACAATCTAACTCACTCCATACAGTTATAAAAGACGATCTGGTGAAACCGTCACTTGAAAGAGAGGACGCACTTGCCAATGCCCCTTCCAGAGATGGAGAATTCTTTAAAATTCGCCCAGTGCTCGATAAGTAATCCGACTCGAATAAATGAACGGGGGAACTGTTTGAACCAACTTAACAATCTCACAATTAGCCAGGCACACCGACTACTAAGAAATCACGAAATATCTTCCGTTGAATTAGCCAGGATATTTCTCGAACGTGTCGAAAAAGCTGAGGATCATGTTCAAGCTTTAGTGACCCGCACTGCCGATCTTGCTTTAAAACAAGCTGCAAAAGCAGATGAACGTATTGCGAAAGGTGATATTGAACCACTGACCGGAATACCTGGAATAATCAAAGATGCTATCTGCACCAAAGGGGTTCGTACCACCTGTTCATCAAAGATGCTGGAAAACTTCATTCCGCCATATGATGCTACTGTTATTGAGCGCCTGCAGAAAGCTGGTATGGTAATGCTGGGAAAAGCCAATATGGACGAATTTGCCATGGGCTCATCCACCGAAGGCTCAGCCTTTTTCCCCACACGTAATCCATGGGATCTTTCCCGAGTACCCGGTGGTTCAAGCGGGGGTTCAGCTGCTTCAGTAGCCGCCGGTGAGGCAATGTATTCATTGGGGTCTGACACTGGCGGGAGTATTCGTCTCCCAGCCAGTTTCTGCAACCTGGTTGGCCTCAAACCCACTTACGGCCGAGTCAGCCGCTACGGTTTGGTAGCATTTGCCAGCTCTTTGGATCAGATCGGCCCTCTTGCTCGCACAGTCACTGATGCAGCACTAGTATTTTCCACTATTGCAGGTTATGACGAACGAGATTCGACTTCTGTCAATAGAGAAGTGGACAATTCTACTAGTTGTCTAAACGGTGATATACGCGGTATGAAAATAGGTGTTCCGCGGGAGTATTTCGTCGAGGATATGCAGCCAGGCGTTAAAAAGGCAATTGAAAGCGCCATTAGCAAACTTGAAGAGTTGGGGGCGATTGTGGATAGATCAGCAAGCCTGCCCTCAACTCCATATGCATTGGCAGTTTATTATATATTAGCCCCATCAGAAGCTTCTGCTAACCTCTCACGCTACGATGGAGT is a genomic window containing:
- the gatC gene encoding Asp-tRNA(Asn)/Glu-tRNA(Gln) amidotransferase subunit GatC; this encodes MKLIREEVIHIAQLARIGLTEAEIDEFPRQLSNILENFDVLDQVDTTDVPPTTQSNSLHTVIKDDLVKPSLEREDALANAPSRDGEFFKIRPVLDK
- the gatA gene encoding Asp-tRNA(Asn)/Glu-tRNA(Gln) amidotransferase subunit GatA, producing MNQLNNLTISQAHRLLRNHEISSVELARIFLERVEKAEDHVQALVTRTADLALKQAAKADERIAKGDIEPLTGIPGIIKDAICTKGVRTTCSSKMLENFIPPYDATVIERLQKAGMVMLGKANMDEFAMGSSTEGSAFFPTRNPWDLSRVPGGSSGGSAASVAAGEAMYSLGSDTGGSIRLPASFCNLVGLKPTYGRVSRYGLVAFASSLDQIGPLARTVTDAALVFSTIAGYDERDSTSVNREVDNSTSCLNGDIRGMKIGVPREYFVEDMQPGVKKAIESAISKLEELGAIVDRSASLPSTPYALAVYYILAPSEASANLSRYDGVRYGYTYPDSENMWEVMEKTRELGFGPEVKRRIMLGTYALSAGYYDAYYLKAEKVRTIISREFSAAFEKYDALVSPTAPCT